Proteins encoded in a region of the Zea mays cultivar B73 chromosome 2, Zm-B73-REFERENCE-NAM-5.0, whole genome shotgun sequence genome:
- the LOC100383371 gene encoding Protein VASCULAR ASSOCIATED DEATH 1 chloroplastic: MASPTVASPTRASPADIPTAAPSSAPRPRRLASAPPAVYASASSSPASAYSGDQLSAPDASSPLLASRSEEYRLLFRLPPDEVLVQDFNCALQENILLQGHMYLFLHHICFYSNIFGYETKKTIPLQEVTDVRKAKTAAIFSNAIEIVAGSRRHFFGSFLSRDEAYQIIVDGWEQHVSNARLLLERQETKSASSSEENGYVLLEGAKEPKQDEDSSPLDRSVNSTAVSSGSADGGDSNINISRRFSNVEENGLEDNIITLNPFNLEPVDDTPSVPESYTSVTESKFQVPVEVLFNLLLSDGAFGFLDDFHKNCGDKEFSCSKWRTDEQGGLVRDVSFLHPIKIYLGAKFGTCQEVQKLRLYKNRRLVIQTSQSIGDAPYGDHFTVEGIWDVEQDSLDENCCYLRIYINVAFSKKTIFRGKIEQSTKDECREVFSLWIKLGHDLLKQEYDRSKGTSSTTDSGAQSGAITNEENTGEVAVPMVSTSQDVSGARSLIPPFQDPQQRTGRDSSIGSTSQELWGSLTSHMRSSQLGPVLAVALVAIIVLLQVTIIVLLTRSPQVQMAPHGISTGSFGYSKESMEWAQKRLSLLREEMQVAEAHMERMRHEFAWLRSYLEGLERLRRRT, encoded by the exons ATGGCCTCACCCACGGTCGCCTCCCCGACCCGGGCGAGCCCCGCCGACATCCCCACCGCCGCACCCTCGTCGGCCCCCCGGCCGCGGCGCCTCGCGTCGGCGCCGCCCGCAGTCTACGCGTCTGCGTCCTCCTCCCCGGCCTCCGCCTACTCCGGGGACCAGCTCTCCGCCCCCGACGCCTCG AGCCCGCTGCTCGCGAGCAGGAGCGAGGAGTACAGGCTTCTGTTCCGGCTGCCGCCCGACGAG GTTCTCGTGCAAGATTTTAACTGCGCTCTCCAAGAAAATATCCTTCTTCAG GGGCATATGTATTTATTTCTTCACCATATATGCTTCTACTCTAACATATTTGGATATGAGACTAAG AAAACAATACCTTTGCAAGAGGTAACAGATGTTCGTAAAGCAAAGACGGCTGCCATTTTTTCTAATGCCATTGAAATTGTTGCTGGTAGTAGAAGG CACTTCTTTGGATCTTTCTTGTCACGTGATGAAGCCTATCAAATTATAGTAGATGGCTGGGAACAACATGTTAGTAATGCAAGATTACTCCTTGAACGTCAG GAGACAAAGTCAGCTAGTAGCAGTGAAGAAAATGGTTATGTTTTATTGGAAGGAGCAAAGGAACCTAAACAAGATGAAGATTCATCACCGCTGGACAG GTCTGTCAATAGTACGGCTGTCTCCAGTGGTAGTGCTGATGGTGGTGATTCGAACATCAACATTTCCAGAAGGTTTTCAAATGTTGAGGAGAATGGACTCGAAGACAACATCATCACACTAAACCCATTCAATTTGGAGCCAGTTGATGATACTCCTAGTG TACCTGAATCTTACACTTCGGTCACGGAGTCAAAGTTTCAG GTGCCTGTGGAGGTTCTTTTTAATTTGTTATTGTCTGATGGTGCTTTTGGCTTTTTGGATGATTTCCACAAAAattgtggtgacaaag AATTTAGTTGCTCCAAATGGCGTACAGATGAACAAGGGGGACTTGTAAGGGATGTCTCATTTTTGCACCCAATAAAAATTTATCTTG GTGCAAAATTTGGGACTTGTCAAGAGGTCCAGAAACTTCGTCTTTACAAAAACAG GCGTCTAGTGATTCAAACCTCTCAGTCAATAGGTGATGCCCCATATGGGGACCATTTCACTGTAGAG GGCATCTGGGATGTTGAACAAGATAGCCTAGATGAGAACTGTTGTTACCTCAGGATATATATTAATGTAGCCTTCTCAAAGAAAACAATATTTAGAG GGAAAATAGAGCAGTCAACAAAAGATGAATGCCGAGAAGTTTTCAGTCTCTGGATTAAGCTC GGCCATGATCTTTTGAAGCAGGAGTATGATCGATCAAAAG GCACTTCCAGCACAACTGATTCTGGTGCTCAATCAGGGGCTATAACGAACGAGGAAAATACCGGGGAAGTAGCAGTACCCATGGTGAGTACCTCACAGGATGTATCTGGTGCGAGGAGCCTCATTCCTCCTTTTCAAGATCCCCAGCAGAGAACAGGAAGAGATTCTTCCATCGGGTCCACTTCACAAGAACTGTGGGGTTCACTAACGTCACACATGAGATCAAGCCAACTTGGTCCAGTACTAGCAGTGGCGCTGGTGGCTATCATTGTCCTATTGCAG GTAACCATCATAGTTCTGCTAACTAGGTCCCCCCAGGTCCAGATGGCTCCTCACGGGATCTCGACGGGCAGTTTCGGGTACAGCAAAGAAAGCATGGAGTGGGCGCAGAAGCGCCTCAGCCTACTCAGGGAGGAGATGCAGGTGGCTGAGGCGCACATGGAGAGGATGAGGCACGAGTTTGCCTGGCTCAGATCTTACCTGGAGGGACTGGAGAGGCTGAGGCGCCGCACATGA
- the LOC100383371 gene encoding protein VASCULAR ASSOCIATED DEATH 1 chloroplastic isoform X1: protein MYLFLHHICFYSNIFGYETKKTIPLQEVTDVRKAKTAAIFSNAIEIVAGSRRHFFGSFLSRDEAYQIIVDGWEQHVSNARLLLERQETKSASSSEENGYVLLEGAKEPKQDEDSSPLDRSVNSTAVSSGSADGGDSNINISRRFSNVEENGLEDNIITLNPFNLEPVDDTPSVPESYTSVTESKFQVPVEVLFNLLLSDGAFGFLDDFHKNCGDKEFSCSKWRTDEQGGLVRDVSFLHPIKIYLGAKFGTCQEVQKLRLYKNRRLVIQTSQSIGDAPYGDHFTVEGIWDVEQDSLDENCCYLRIYINVAFSKKTIFRGKIEQSTKDECREVFSLWIKLGHDLLKQEYDRSKGTSSTTDSGAQSGAITNEENTGEVAVPMVSTSQDVSGARSLIPPFQDPQQRTGRDSSIGSTSQELWGSLTSHMRSSQLGPVLAVALVAIIVLLQVTIIVLLTRSPQVQMAPHGISTGSFGYSKESMEWAQKRLSLLREEMQVAEAHMERMRHEFAWLRSYLEGLERLRRRT from the exons ATGTATTTATTTCTTCACCATATATGCTTCTACTCTAACATATTTGGATATGAGACTAAG AAAACAATACCTTTGCAAGAGGTAACAGATGTTCGTAAAGCAAAGACGGCTGCCATTTTTTCTAATGCCATTGAAATTGTTGCTGGTAGTAGAAGG CACTTCTTTGGATCTTTCTTGTCACGTGATGAAGCCTATCAAATTATAGTAGATGGCTGGGAACAACATGTTAGTAATGCAAGATTACTCCTTGAACGTCAG GAGACAAAGTCAGCTAGTAGCAGTGAAGAAAATGGTTATGTTTTATTGGAAGGAGCAAAGGAACCTAAACAAGATGAAGATTCATCACCGCTGGACAG GTCTGTCAATAGTACGGCTGTCTCCAGTGGTAGTGCTGATGGTGGTGATTCGAACATCAACATTTCCAGAAGGTTTTCAAATGTTGAGGAGAATGGACTCGAAGACAACATCATCACACTAAACCCATTCAATTTGGAGCCAGTTGATGATACTCCTAGTG TACCTGAATCTTACACTTCGGTCACGGAGTCAAAGTTTCAG GTGCCTGTGGAGGTTCTTTTTAATTTGTTATTGTCTGATGGTGCTTTTGGCTTTTTGGATGATTTCCACAAAAattgtggtgacaaag AATTTAGTTGCTCCAAATGGCGTACAGATGAACAAGGGGGACTTGTAAGGGATGTCTCATTTTTGCACCCAATAAAAATTTATCTTG GTGCAAAATTTGGGACTTGTCAAGAGGTCCAGAAACTTCGTCTTTACAAAAACAG GCGTCTAGTGATTCAAACCTCTCAGTCAATAGGTGATGCCCCATATGGGGACCATTTCACTGTAGAG GGCATCTGGGATGTTGAACAAGATAGCCTAGATGAGAACTGTTGTTACCTCAGGATATATATTAATGTAGCCTTCTCAAAGAAAACAATATTTAGAG GGAAAATAGAGCAGTCAACAAAAGATGAATGCCGAGAAGTTTTCAGTCTCTGGATTAAGCTC GGCCATGATCTTTTGAAGCAGGAGTATGATCGATCAAAAG GCACTTCCAGCACAACTGATTCTGGTGCTCAATCAGGGGCTATAACGAACGAGGAAAATACCGGGGAAGTAGCAGTACCCATGGTGAGTACCTCACAGGATGTATCTGGTGCGAGGAGCCTCATTCCTCCTTTTCAAGATCCCCAGCAGAGAACAGGAAGAGATTCTTCCATCGGGTCCACTTCACAAGAACTGTGGGGTTCACTAACGTCACACATGAGATCAAGCCAACTTGGTCCAGTACTAGCAGTGGCGCTGGTGGCTATCATTGTCCTATTGCAG GTAACCATCATAGTTCTGCTAACTAGGTCCCCCCAGGTCCAGATGGCTCCTCACGGGATCTCGACGGGCAGTTTCGGGTACAGCAAAGAAAGCATGGAGTGGGCGCAGAAGCGCCTCAGCCTACTCAGGGAGGAGATGCAGGTGGCTGAGGCGCACATGGAGAGGATGAGGCACGAGTTTGCCTGGCTCAGATCTTACCTGGAGGGACTGGAGAGGCTGAGGCGCCGCACATGA